A stretch of Gemmobacter fulvus DNA encodes these proteins:
- the metK gene encoding methionine adenosyltransferase, producing MSRLDYVFTSESVSEGHPDKVCDRISDAVLDAFLTEEPNARVACETFATTNRVVVGGEVGLSDKKVLKTMIDSVEDIVRGCVKDIGYEQDEFHWNTLKVKNHLHKQSAHIAQGVDKDGAGDQGIMFGYACRETPELMPAPIQYAHAILRRLAEVRKSGQEPTLRPDAKSQLSLRYEGGKPVEVTSIVLSTQHALESQTSDDIRAIVEPYIREVLPSGWITEKTEWWVNPTGTFVIGGPDGDAGLTGRKIIVDTYGGAAPHGGGAFSGKDPTKVDRSAAYAARYLAKNVVAAGLADRCTLQVSYAIGVAKPLSIYVDTHGTGQADEAAIERAVAEVMDLTPRGIREHLGLNRPIYARTSAYGHFGREPEADGGFSWERIDLIEALKKAV from the coding sequence ATGAGCAGACTTGATTACGTTTTTACTTCGGAATCCGTTTCCGAAGGGCACCCCGACAAGGTGTGCGACCGCATTTCCGATGCGGTTCTGGATGCCTTCCTGACGGAAGAGCCCAATGCCCGTGTTGCCTGTGAAACCTTTGCCACCACCAATCGCGTGGTCGTCGGCGGGGAAGTGGGACTCAGCGACAAGAAAGTGCTGAAAACCATGATCGACAGCGTGGAAGATATCGTGCGCGGCTGCGTGAAGGATATCGGCTACGAGCAGGACGAATTCCACTGGAATACGTTGAAGGTGAAAAACCACCTGCACAAACAAAGCGCGCATATCGCGCAGGGCGTCGACAAGGATGGGGCCGGCGATCAGGGCATCATGTTCGGGTATGCCTGCCGCGAGACGCCGGAACTGATGCCGGCGCCGATTCAATATGCCCATGCCATCCTGCGCCGTCTGGCCGAGGTGCGCAAATCCGGGCAGGAACCGACGCTGCGCCCCGACGCCAAATCGCAGCTCAGCCTGCGCTATGAAGGCGGCAAGCCGGTCGAAGTGACTTCCATCGTGCTGTCGACCCAGCACGCGCTGGAAAGCCAGACCTCGGATGACATCCGCGCCATCGTGGAACCCTATATCCGCGAAGTGCTGCCCTCGGGCTGGATTACCGAAAAAACCGAATGGTGGGTCAACCCGACCGGCACCTTCGTGATCGGCGGGCCGGATGGCGATGCGGGCCTGACCGGGCGCAAGATCATCGTGGACACCTATGGTGGCGCGGCTCCGCATGGCGGCGGCGCGTTCTCGGGCAAGGATCCGACCAAGGTGGACCGTTCGGCCGCCTATGCCGCGCGCTATCTGGCCAAGAACGTGGTGGCAGCCGGTCTGGCGGATCGCTGCACCCTTCAGGTCAGCTATGCCATCGGTGTGGCCAAGCCGCTGTCGATCTATGTCGATACCCATGGCACCGGCCAGGCGGATGAAGCCGCGATTGAACGGGCCGTGGCCGAGGTGATGGACCTGACGCCGCGCGGCATCCGCGAGCATCTGGGCCTGAATCGCCCGATCTATGCCCGCACCAGTGCCTATGGCCATTTCGGGCGTGAGCCGGAGGCCGATGGCGGTTTCAGCTGGGAACGTATCGACCTGATCGAAGCGCTGAAAAAGGCGGTCTGA
- the lnt gene encoding apolipoprotein N-acyltransferase encodes MARPDWRGAGISFALGMVAASGQAPFAAWWLALPAFAAIVARVAGAADARQACRIGWIAGAGYFCAALNWIVQPFLVDAARYGWMAPFALLLMGFGLALFWAAAAYLAGRQAGRARRALGFALALTLAETARGWVLTGFPWALPGHIWIDTPVAQLAAYIGPNGLTLLTLGLAALPVAWAGRRRVLASGLAALLLGLSFGAGAWRLAQPEPESPGLRLRLVQPNAEQHLKWDPLQAERLFQLQLDYTAALPRPDLVIWPETALPYLYEAGGSAAQAIADAAKGVPVALGVQRLEGEAAYNSLVVIGDAGQPQAVYDKHHLVPFGEYVPLGEWAYRLFGLRAFAAQRGYGYSAGPGAAVLDLAGLGKVLPLICYEAVFPQDLRAAPGRPDWLLHITNDAWFGTWTGPFQHAAQARLRAVEQGLPLVRVANTGVTQIVDARGRVVAGLEFGIAAYLDADLPGPLPITPFARWGEVPLLLLLAGLALMVFRFRKQPPLDAPQHGA; translated from the coding sequence ATGGCAAGACCGGATTGGCGCGGGGCGGGCATCAGCTTTGCGCTGGGTATGGTGGCGGCCAGCGGGCAGGCCCCCTTCGCCGCATGGTGGCTGGCGCTGCCAGCCTTTGCGGCGATTGTGGCGCGGGTGGCCGGGGCAGCGGATGCACGTCAGGCCTGCCGCATCGGCTGGATCGCCGGGGCGGGGTATTTCTGTGCGGCGCTCAACTGGATCGTGCAGCCGTTTCTGGTCGATGCCGCGCGCTATGGCTGGATGGCCCCGTTTGCGCTGCTGCTGATGGGGTTCGGGCTGGCGCTGTTCTGGGCTGCGGCGGCCTATCTGGCCGGGCGGCAAGCGGGCAGGGCGCGGCGGGCCTTGGGCTTTGCGCTGGCGCTGACCCTGGCCGAGACCGCGCGTGGCTGGGTGCTGACGGGGTTTCCCTGGGCGCTGCCGGGCCATATCTGGATTGATACGCCGGTGGCACAACTGGCGGCCTATATCGGGCCAAACGGGCTGACCCTGCTGACGCTGGGGCTTGCGGCGCTGCCGGTGGCCTGGGCGGGGCGGCGGCGCGTGTTGGCCTCGGGGCTGGCGGCGCTGCTGCTGGGCCTGTCGTTCGGGGCGGGGGCATGGCGGCTGGCCCAGCCGGAGCCGGAGTCCCCGGGCCTGCGCCTGCGTCTGGTGCAGCCCAATGCCGAGCAACATCTGAAATGGGATCCGCTTCAGGCCGAGCGGCTGTTCCAGTTGCAACTGGATTACACCGCCGCGCTGCCGCGCCCCGATCTGGTGATCTGGCCGGAAACCGCGCTGCCCTATCTTTACGAAGCGGGGGGCAGTGCGGCGCAGGCGATTGCCGATGCGGCCAAGGGCGTGCCGGTCGCGCTGGGGGTGCAACGGCTGGAGGGCGAGGCCGCCTATAACAGCCTCGTGGTGATCGGTGACGCGGGGCAACCGCAGGCAGTCTATGACAAACACCACCTCGTGCCCTTCGGTGAATATGTGCCCTTGGGGGAATGGGCCTATCGGCTGTTCGGTCTGCGTGCTTTTGCCGCACAGCGCGGATATGGCTATAGCGCCGGGCCCGGTGCCGCCGTTCTGGATCTGGCGGGGCTTGGCAAGGTGCTGCCGCTGATCTGCTATGAGGCGGTGTTCCCACAGGATCTGCGCGCGGCACCTGGGCGCCCGGACTGGCTGCTGCATATCACCAATGACGCCTGGTTCGGCACTTGGACCGGGCCGTTTCAACATGCCGCGCAGGCGCGGCTGCGCGCGGTGGAGCAGGGATTGCCGCTGGTTCGGGTGGCCAATACCGGCGTGACCCAGATCGTCGATGCGCGCGGACGGGTGGTGGCGGGGCTGGAATTCGGCATTGCCGCCTATCTGGATGCCGATCTGCCGGGGCCGCTGCCGATCACGCCTTTTGCGCGCTGGGGCGAGGTGCCGCTCTTGCTGTTGCTGGCCGGGCTCGCGCTGATGGTGTTTCGGTTCCGGAAACAACCCCCGCTTGACGCGCCGCAGCATGGGGCGTAA
- a CDS encoding transporter associated domain-containing protein, with product MGSSYDGSTVAQNASTDDNISSEASEPPSDPAQKGFFGRLLSALTPTPEPSPDAQQAQAAAATATAGQLPGIANLRKLRVDDVAIPKVEIAAVPLDIGKDELVEVFRQQGFSRLPVYKGTLDHPQGLVLLKDMALQHGFGAGGRFSLKKLLRPILYAPPSMPLNVLLQKMQKERVHMALVIDEYGGVDGLVTIEDLIETVIGEIEDEHDEAEGALWKLEKPGVWLIQSTAPLDEVEAEIGQGLRIGEDDEDIDTLGGLVFLRTGRVPARGEIVPHESGVEFEIVDADPRRIKRLRLRLPEAATQAMTKSEG from the coding sequence ATGGGCAGTAGTTACGACGGATCGACGGTGGCGCAGAATGCGTCGACAGATGACAATATTTCCTCCGAGGCCTCTGAACCTCCGTCAGATCCCGCGCAGAAAGGCTTTTTCGGCCGCCTTCTGTCTGCGCTGACCCCCACGCCCGAACCCTCGCCGGATGCGCAGCAGGCGCAGGCGGCTGCGGCCACAGCGACGGCGGGGCAATTGCCCGGTATCGCCAATCTGCGCAAGCTGCGCGTGGATGATGTGGCCATTCCCAAGGTGGAAATCGCGGCGGTGCCGCTGGATATCGGCAAGGATGAACTTGTCGAGGTGTTCCGCCAGCAAGGATTTTCGCGCCTGCCGGTCTACAAGGGCACGCTGGACCATCCGCAGGGTCTGGTGCTGCTGAAAGACATGGCGCTTCAGCACGGGTTTGGCGCGGGCGGGCGGTTCAGCCTGAAAAAGCTGCTGCGCCCGATCCTCTATGCGCCGCCCTCGATGCCGCTGAACGTTCTGTTGCAGAAAATGCAGAAAGAACGGGTCCATATGGCACTGGTGATCGACGAATATGGCGGTGTCGACGGGCTTGTGACCATCGAGGATCTGATCGAGACGGTGATCGGCGAGATCGAGGATGAACATGACGAGGCCGAAGGCGCGTTGTGGAAGCTGGAAAAGCCGGGTGTCTGGCTGATCCAGTCCACCGCGCCGCTGGACGAGGTAGAGGCCGAGATCGGTCAAGGCCTGCGCATCGGCGAGGATGACGAGGATATCGACACGCTCGGCGGGCTGGTGTTCCTGCGCACCGGGCGCGTGCCGGCGCGGGGCGAAATCGTGCCGCATGAAAGTGGCGTGGAGTTCGAGATCGTCGATGCGGATCCCCGCCGGATCAAGCGGTTGCGGTTGCGCCTGCCCGAGGCGGCGACGCAGGCGATGACAAAATCCGAAGGCTGA
- the ybeY gene encoding rRNA maturation RNase YbeY, with translation MNAIVDHVIEDARWQTFGLQAASERAALAVVAELGLEPDLYQMVIMGCDDARIAGLNTEFRDKPVPTNVLSWPSEERGSEFAGEAPDLPEPGSVDDPAHLGDIAIAWETCAREAAEQGKPMEDHVVHLIVHGILHLLGYDHIDDADAELMEATEVRILARLGIADPY, from the coding sequence ATGAACGCGATTGTGGACCATGTCATTGAAGATGCGCGCTGGCAGACCTTCGGGTTGCAGGCGGCGTCAGAACGCGCAGCCCTGGCCGTGGTGGCAGAGCTGGGGTTGGAGCCTGACCTTTATCAGATGGTCATCATGGGCTGCGACGATGCGCGCATCGCGGGCCTGAATACCGAGTTCCGCGACAAGCCGGTGCCGACCAATGTGCTGAGCTGGCCTTCGGAAGAGCGCGGCTCGGAATTTGCAGGCGAGGCGCCGGACCTGCCAGAGCCGGGCAGTGTGGATGACCCGGCGCATCTGGGCGATATCGCCATCGCCTGGGAGACCTGCGCGCGGGAAGCTGCCGAACAGGGCAAGCCGATGGAAGATCATGTGGTGCATCTGATCGTGCATGGCATATTGCATCTGCTGGGCTATGATCACATTGACGATGCAGATGCAGAGTTGATGGAGGCGACCGAGGTGCGCATACTGGCGCGGCTCGGCATTGCCGACCCCTATTAA
- a CDS encoding PhoH family protein — translation MRRRLGSWPLAVKEQPLGISALTPPTRSDDVVETLLEFPDNRLLIDLCGEYDRNLAQVEHQMGVHILRRGNRLAVIGDKGAREQAAAVLRALYARLEAGRAVSAGDIEAAIRMGQPMPDALRNVAGSEQIEMFTPGSVELRTRKKPIEPRTEAQKAYVANLFANELGFGIGPAGTGKTYLAVAVGVTMFIGGMVEKIILSRPAVEAGERLGFLPGDMKEKIDPYMQPLYDALNDFLPQKQVQKLIEEKRIEIAPLAFMRGRTLSNAFVVLDEAQNATTMQMKMFLTRLGQGSRMVITGDRTQVDLPRGVPSGLQEAERILKGVKGVTFNYFTAKDVVRHPLVARIIEAYEADESHKA, via the coding sequence ATGAGGCGCAGACTCGGATCATGGCCTCTAGCAGTAAAGGAACAGCCATTGGGCATCAGCGCGCTGACCCCCCCGACCCGTTCGGATGACGTTGTGGAAACGCTTCTGGAATTTCCCGACAACCGCCTTCTGATTGATCTGTGCGGCGAATATGACCGCAATCTGGCGCAGGTCGAACATCAGATGGGGGTTCATATCCTGCGGCGGGGCAACCGTCTGGCAGTGATCGGGGACAAGGGCGCGCGGGAGCAGGCAGCGGCGGTGCTGCGTGCGCTTTATGCGCGACTGGAAGCCGGTCGTGCGGTGAGTGCGGGCGATATCGAGGCCGCCATCCGCATGGGGCAACCGATGCCGGACGCGCTGCGCAATGTGGCCGGATCCGAACAGATCGAGATGTTCACCCCGGGCTCGGTGGAGCTGCGCACCCGCAAGAAACCGATCGAACCCCGCACTGAGGCGCAGAAGGCCTATGTCGCCAATCTGTTCGCCAATGAGCTGGGCTTTGGCATCGGGCCTGCGGGCACCGGCAAGACCTATCTGGCCGTGGCGGTCGGCGTGACCATGTTCATCGGCGGCATGGTGGAAAAGATCATCCTCAGCCGCCCTGCGGTCGAGGCGGGCGAGCGGCTCGGGTTTCTGCCCGGCGACATGAAGGAAAAGATCGACCCCTATATGCAGCCGCTTTACGATGCGCTGAACGACTTCTTGCCGCAAAAGCAGGTGCAGAAGCTGATCGAGGAAAAGCGGATCGAAATCGCGCCGCTGGCCTTCATGCGCGGGCGCACGCTGTCCAATGCCTTTGTGGTGCTGGATGAGGCGCAGAACGCGACCACCATGCAGATGAAGATGTTCCTGACGCGTCTGGGGCAGGGCTCGCGTATGGTGATCACCGGCGACCGCACGCAGGTTGACCTGCCGCGCGGCGTGCCCTCGGGCCTGCAAGAGGCAGAGCGCATCCTGAAGGGCGTGAAAGGGGTGACGTTCAACTACTTCACCGCCAAGGATGTGGTGCGGCACCCGCTGGTGGCGCGCATCATCGAGGCCTATGAGGCGGATGAAAGCCACAAAGCCTGA